Genomic DNA from Eleutherodactylus coqui strain aEleCoq1 chromosome 8, aEleCoq1.hap1, whole genome shotgun sequence:
tttgaacgataatctgtGTAAGAGCCCCAAGTCTGGCTAGATATGAAGGGTGAGGCCACACGATGCTTCTGGACACTTGTGGGCAAGCCCTGCCCACCTACCAGTGCCAGTGGCGGTAGGACTTTGCAGTAAGATCATGTGGCCATTAGCCACCACACATGGGTGGGTTTTGGCCTCTTGCAGCATTGGACCATAGCCTTAGTCAAAGCCTCTGGGTACAAACAACCCGATGAGGGTCAGTGATGGTGTTCAGAGGGCAGTAATGAAACCTACCCTCTGTTATAGTGGCAATAAAGACTCTACCGCTGGGTCAATAATATTGGATGGAGTAGGGGGGATTGGGTGTCTCCGTATGGTAGGAGAGAGACTTCTTGTAAGTAGGCTTTTTTTTGGGAGTGGGGCAACAATTGGACCACCCTGATGACAGACATCTGTTATGGGGAGCAGTGAACACTTTCTGTAGATGAAGTGCACTTTGGGGGTCCTCTTCTGATAATGCCCCCTCTCAGCTGTCTGAACCTCATTGGTTATTTGCCCCCTTAGATCTGGAGTGTGAAGCGGTCGTTGAGCCGCCACCTGTACCGCAGGTTATCGCCACGTATGACCTGTCTGACAGTGAAGACGTAGTGAACGAGAAGGCTGCCCCGTGTGAGAGGTAAAGCCCCGCTTCCCCTGCCGCAGCGGTAACACAGGGGTCATTCTATCATCACCATCCACTGACACCCGCTGCTTTTATAGACTACGAGACTCTTCTCCGTCTCCGCCCCCGACCCCAAAGACTCCAGCGAGGAAGAGGAAAACCACCAGGGTGAACCGGAAGATAAGGTACAGTCCTGGTAGGATGTGCGGAgcgccggggacttctgccggtAACCCATGTCTTCTCTCACCAGGGAGATGGAAGCGCGCCTCCAGGATCTCGACACGGTTGTGTCTCCTTTCCGTAACTCGGCCTGTGATGACAACGATGTGATTGTGTTGGGGAGCAGTCCGCCGCCGGAGGTGACCATAAAAGTGCGCCGCAGGGGGAAGATCTTCAGGATTAACGTCCGACCTGTGAGTAGAGGAGCCCTCCTTATGATTAAAGGGTTGTACAACCGGTACATATTCTACTCTGTCCACAActgtataacttgctgatcggtgagggtctcccCTTTGAGCACTGATCTAGAGAACGGGACTCCGGCGTGCTGCTCGGACTGTCACAGTGGGGGTTCCttcttcccccacagtgacatgactgtgaatggagtccatcgttccaatggggctgatggaaatatccCATCGGGTGCCGCTTGGGTATCTTCGGAGTCCCAGGAACCAGCACTCCAGTCTTCTCACTGTAGGGGGCTCTGAACCCCCGTTCTCTATCGGCTCTactgtggtgagacccccaccaatcggcaAGTATTCCTTTATCCGGTGAGGAGGGTAAGTTGTGACtgtggtacaacccctgtaaTAGTATGGCCATCCCAGCATACACCTTACAGAATTAACCCCATTAAAGGTTTCAGCCATCAGTCAATGCCATTATAGGATTTATgttacagaccccccccccccccccccccccccgacctatACATTCTCCTGCCCTGGCTGTCCGTGTTTACTAACCTTATAGCATTATGGTGGGCACGCATGGTCACTGTGCCCCTGTATAACTCTATGGGTGTCTGTGCCATCCTGGTGGAGGGggtgatatttttttaaatcagtggTGGGGGGGTCATCCCTAACGTGCCATCTGTTCTCAGACAGACCCCCTGCAGAAGTTGGTGGACTCTGTGGCATCGCGGCTGGAGGTCACCGCTTCCCAGATATTGTTGCTCCGTGGTGACGAGGAACTTGATATCAAGGAGACCCCACAATCTCTGAACCTCACCGTAGCCGACATCGTAGGTAAGATCACACTTGACCAGATGCAGGAAGATCGTGTCTTTCTGCTCCTCCCATCTTATGGCCCAATATCCACAGGCAAATTTGATTTGGGAAATCCGCAAATCAATCCACCCATggagaagcatgggcgtccgcaaatggattaaaagcatgcagattggagttacggaccttttggtccgaaaaacaaatcgcagcatgctccaattttctgcggatcccacagggatagcttccattgaggtcaatggaagatGTCTGATCCGCTGCGGACACTGGCCACGGGCACAGGCGCATTCCGTGTGGGATTTCCTACACAGAATCCgtgtgtgccgtggacatgaggcctattacatcttctgtgttctggagacAACGGCTGGGCCAGAAACATCTTGGCTGCATGTGGTGGCCATAGCTGGACATGGAGAAGGGAGGACATATAGTCTCTGGGCTCTAGAACAGTGGACAGACGCCTGCTGGTGCTCGAGGGGTGGGGTGGATATAATAGGGGGGTACATCCTGTGTTTCATAGTCTGATGTTCTTTACAGATTGCGTGATCCACTCTGCCTCCAGCGAACAAGGATCAGATGACCAGTCCAGTGGGAAGATCTGTCTCAAAGTCCAGGGGAAGGACAAGGAGTCCCACCTCAGCATCACCGTTGGAATGGTAAGAGAACCTATGAAGGGTCGTTGCCGTAAAACCGATGGGGTGTGGTCATCGAGCCATTTGAACTACAATCTCCTATCAAGTACTGACCATCCGCCTGGCCAAATTCTCTGTCCAATTAGTTGAGAATTTCATATAAGCTTCAGAGCCTATGTAATATAAGCAGGAGCGTTCTAAGAGGAGCTGCTGATATGTCACATGACTTCCGGAGACCTTTACATCCTAATAAGTGCTGGAGTGTTATAAGTAGTAGCTGATATGGGTCACATATAACCGCCATAGACATTTCTGTCATATGACTGATATCAGCAGCTCCTGTTATAACGCTCCAATGCTGATCTAACCCCTAGAGACATTTAAATCCATATCGGTGTTGGAGCGTTATAAGTAGCTGATAAGTGTCAcctataacctccagagacatttacgTCATATGACTGATATCTGCGTCTCCTCTTCTAAGTGGCTCTGGGTGTTATATCCGCACTGCAGCGTTATATTATAGACCTGTGATAATTGGTCTGTTCTTGATCTCTATTTCTACAGAATGAACCTCTCCAGTCCCTGATGGATCAATACAAAGCCGCCATGGGCCTCTCCAAAAACATCTGCTTCATGTTCGAAGGGCAGAAGCTGAAGGGCAGGAATACACCGGATGAACTTGGCCTGGAGAGCGATGATATCATAGAAGCCTGGGCATGACGAAGCGGGGCGTAGATCTGCAATACTTGCACATAAGAGAGGAGACTGGCTGTATGGCTGATACAGGAATGCTATATCTGGCTGTACAGCATCTGGTCATACGGACAAACTCGATTCCAGACTTTTGCCCTGTATTGAGTCAACTATTAACTCTTAGAACCCTCATCAGCTATAAAGACACTTCAGGGTTAATTTGGAGGGTTTGTGCCGAATTATTTTTGCTACTTCTTGTATATAACTTAAGGTTTTCATAAATTAGCAACTTTTAGTCTTCCCTTTTTATAAGTAATAAAGAGCTGCTCAGTGTTGGTGCGGGCTGTGAGCATCAGTGCTGTCCTCCTCCGACGGGCACGGCCCCACCAAACAGCACCACAAACTAGGGCTGCTGTCACCTGCTGAAGCTCAGTCTGTAAATCTGACTTTCTGCAGTCTGTGGTGCGTTCTCTCACATTTTCAGATGGCACACGGACCTCACCAGGTGATAACGGGGGCGATGGTGAgtataaggcccaatgcacaccgGTGGATGTTTGCTGTGGATGCCGCAGCAATGTCCGGCCATAGCATGCAACGTAAAATAATATTTATACCTTCCTTTAAAGAGGCTGCCCGCTTACCAGGCAACATGTCCCTTTAGTGCCTGCTGTGCTGAAAGAAGAGGAAGTAGATTTGCCCCTACTGTGCTCCCGGCAAATGTCATCAGGCGACCGCTGCAGTGACATGGTTCGATACTCCTGGCATCGTGGCACTGATACCAgaatgagcagtgatgctgcTGTGGTCACAACAAGTGCCAGGGCAGAGGACGGGTAGGTGCACTTTTTCTTAGCATAGTAGGTGCTAAAGGGAATCCTATTGACaggtaattggacaacccctttaagcagcgtgGTCCCCCTTCACCCATAGGGCCATGTTTTGTTTAGTATGCAGTGTATGCTATGGGTTGAAGCAACCACTCCAGACGTCTTCAGCTCGTCCTGAAGTACTTCAGATGTTGTACGTGATTTCTCTGCCACATTTTGAACTAACTTCATTGGGTTCTCATCAGTTTTCCTCTTCCACCACACCCTGGAAAGTTCTGGACTGTTCCATGACTTTTGGCTAACCTTTGAAACTGCTGAGGCTTTTGGAGAGGGTCTTGCGCCCTTTACACTGCCAATGTAGCTCTATACAATTGAGTTTGCAGGGTCTTCCCACAGATGGGATGCAACGGGCAGTGTGCGTTTATTTCCACAGTCTAGAGTGAAGAACGGGTTTCCTAGATCTCTTTGGATCGTGTGCTGCTGTGCCTACAGTGCCCAATATTTCCTACATGACAGATGGCACAGGGATGGCTACAGTATGCTATCAAATGGCTCATCTGTCACCTTGTGCAGGGAATAATGGGACTAAaggtccttttttctttttttctttttgttttttttgtttacatggcCTGGTATGAGCCAGATTAGCGATGATCAACAACATCGCGGTGCTTTAACCCCTaaggccttcacacgggcgacatggcattgtcgtgagaaaatcgcagtgctaTGGCATCGCTGCACCTTCTCGTGGCAATACCGCAATTCTGTGGGGGGGATGTAATTcgtgccattcatcgagcacttgctttgattagctaagcgtcagccaatcacagccagcgcttccagggggGTGGGAGGTTTCAAtttccggccagaagagaagcagggc
This window encodes:
- the LOC136577086 gene encoding NFATC2-interacting protein-like isoform X1, with protein sequence MADVCADRQSDDSSDSDVAVVMPQRAKRRRILQRTTPITASVYSNKVNSSLKLMPDNLSALAEMEKELQKKQGCEDLECEAVVEPPPVPQVIATYDLSDSEDVVNEKAAPCERLRDSSPSPPPTPKTPARKRKTTRVNRKIREMEARLQDLDTVVSPFRNSACDDNDVIVLGSSPPPEVTIKVRRRGKIFRINVRPTDPLQKLVDSVASRLEVTASQILLLRGDEELDIKETPQSLNLTVADIVDCVIHSASSEQGSDDQSSGKICLKVQGKDKESHLSITVGMNEPLQSLMDQYKAAMGLSKNICFMFEGQKLKGRNTPDELGLESDDIIEAWA
- the LOC136577086 gene encoding NFATC2-interacting protein-like isoform X3 — translated: MPQRAKRRRILQRTTPITASVYSNKVNSSLKLMPDNLSALAEMEKELQKKQGCEDLECEAVVEPPPVPQVIATYDLSDSEDVVNEKAAPCERLRDSSPSPPPTPKTPARKRKTTRVNRKIREMEARLQDLDTVVSPFRNSACDDNDVIVLGSSPPPEVTIKVRRRGKIFRINVRPTDPLQKLVDSVASRLEVTASQILLLRGDEELDIKETPQSLNLTVADIVDCVIHSASSEQGSDDQSSGKICLKVQGKDKESHLSITVGMNEPLQSLMDQYKAAMGLSKNICFMFEGQKLKGRNTPDELGLESDDIIEAWA
- the LOC136577086 gene encoding NFATC2-interacting protein-like isoform X2, which gives rise to MADVCADRSDDSSDSDVAVVMPQRAKRRRILQRTTPITASVYSNKVNSSLKLMPDNLSALAEMEKELQKKQGCEDLECEAVVEPPPVPQVIATYDLSDSEDVVNEKAAPCERLRDSSPSPPPTPKTPARKRKTTRVNRKIREMEARLQDLDTVVSPFRNSACDDNDVIVLGSSPPPEVTIKVRRRGKIFRINVRPTDPLQKLVDSVASRLEVTASQILLLRGDEELDIKETPQSLNLTVADIVDCVIHSASSEQGSDDQSSGKICLKVQGKDKESHLSITVGMNEPLQSLMDQYKAAMGLSKNICFMFEGQKLKGRNTPDELGLESDDIIEAWA